The sequence TGGCTGACGCACGAATGCCTTAGGGCAATTCATCATTCCTGATCCCTCACCTCCCACTCCTTACTACCATGCACAACCTACGTTCACTCCCTTTTAGCTGGCTGCTGGCACTCTTGCTGGCACCGGGTACGTTGCTGGCGCAACAGCACTCCGAGCAGAATCACGCCCATTATGTCGTACCCAAAGACAGCCTCGTGCGGCAGAAACTGGCTCAGTGGCAGGACATCAAGTTTGGTCTGCTAATGCACTGGGGTACGTATAGCGAGTGGGGTATCGTGGAATCGTGGTCGCTGTGCCCGGAAGATGAAGGCTGGTGCGAACGGCGCGGTCCCTACGCCGCCAATTGGTATGACTACAAAAAGGCCTACGAAAACCTACAGACGACCTTCAACCCGGTAAAGTTCAACCCCGATCGCTGGGCAACGGCGGCTAAAAATGCCGGGATGAAGTACGTGGTCTTCACCACGAAGCACCACGACGGCTTCTGCATGTTCGACACCAAACAGACCGACTACAAGGTTACTGACGCGAAAACGCCGTTCTCGAAAAACCCGCGCAGCAACATTGCCAACGAGGTGTTCAAATCGTTCCGGGATCAGAACTTCATGGTCGGCGCCTACTTCTCGAAACCCGACTGGCACACCACGACCTATTGGGACCCGTACTTCCCGCCCAAAGACCGGAACGTGTCATATTCGCCCAAGAAGTACCCCGAGCGCTGGCAGAAATTCAAGGATTTCACGTACAACCAGATCGAGGAACTGATGACGAACTACGGCAAAGTCGATATTCTGTGGCTCGACGGCGGCTGGGTACGTCCGGCCAGCACCATCGACTCGACGATTAGCTGGCAGCGCACCATTCCCTACGATCAGGACATCGACATGGCCCGCATTGCGCAGATGGCGCGCCGCCATCAGCCCGGTTTGCTGGTGGTCGACCGGACTGTGACGGGTGAGTTCGAGAACTACGTAACCCCCGAGCAGTCGATTCCGGAAACGTACCTGCCCATCCCCTGGGAATCGTGCCTGACGATGGGCGATTCGTGGTCGTATATCCCGAAAGAGAACTTCAAACCGGCCCGCAAGCTGGTGCAGACGCTCGTGGATATCGTGGCCAAAAACGGCAACCTGCTGCTCAACATCGCGCCCGGTCCCGACGGCGAGTGGCACGAAGAAGCCTACCAGCGCCTTCAGGAAATCGGGGCGTGGTTACAGGTCAACGGCGAGTCGATCTACGGCACCAAACCCGTCGCGCCCTACCGGCAGGGGCAGTGGGCCTTTACGGGCAACGGCAAGGCGTTCTACCAAACGTACCTGCCCAAAGACGGCGAGCCTCTACCGGCTACGGTAACGCTTTCGGCGGGCACCATTCCGGCCAAAGCCGAGGTGCGGCTGTTGGGGTACGCCAAACCGCTGAAAGCCCAGAAAACGGCGGCTGGCCTGGTCGTTAACCTGCCTGAAGCTGCCCGGCAAACGGCCTCAAAACAAGCCGCCTGGGTGTTCAAGCTCACCAGCCGGTAAGCGTTTTGTCTTCTAATCATTATTAAACCTATAAGGTTTTAAATGGGGCCTCCCAGGCCTTATAGGTTTGACTCTCATGCCTAAATTACTATCCCTGCTAGGCGTTTGTCTGCTGCTGACCAGCGCGGTACACGCCCAAACGGAATCGGCGCGCTACCCGCTGATTCCGTATCCCACGTCGCTGACGCCCGCTGCGGGTCAGTTTACGGTTAATGCCCAAACGGTGCTGCGGTCACCGGATCGCCGTTTTGGGAACGAAG comes from Fibrella aestuarina BUZ 2 and encodes:
- a CDS encoding alpha-L-fucosidase; this translates as MHNLRSLPFSWLLALLLAPGTLLAQQHSEQNHAHYVVPKDSLVRQKLAQWQDIKFGLLMHWGTYSEWGIVESWSLCPEDEGWCERRGPYAANWYDYKKAYENLQTTFNPVKFNPDRWATAAKNAGMKYVVFTTKHHDGFCMFDTKQTDYKVTDAKTPFSKNPRSNIANEVFKSFRDQNFMVGAYFSKPDWHTTTYWDPYFPPKDRNVSYSPKKYPERWQKFKDFTYNQIEELMTNYGKVDILWLDGGWVRPASTIDSTISWQRTIPYDQDIDMARIAQMARRHQPGLLVVDRTVTGEFENYVTPEQSIPETYLPIPWESCLTMGDSWSYIPKENFKPARKLVQTLVDIVAKNGNLLLNIAPGPDGEWHEEAYQRLQEIGAWLQVNGESIYGTKPVAPYRQGQWAFTGNGKAFYQTYLPKDGEPLPATVTLSAGTIPAKAEVRLLGYAKPLKAQKTAAGLVVNLPEAARQTASKQAAWVFKLTSR